From Strix uralensis isolate ZFMK-TIS-50842 chromosome 1, bStrUra1, whole genome shotgun sequence, a single genomic window includes:
- the MRPL15 gene encoding large ribosomal subunit protein uL15m — translation MSGNGGNKALELLRSLPRVSLANLRPSPGSKKRERRRGRGRYGGRKCGRGHKGERQRGNRPRLGFEGGQTPFYLVIPKYGFNDGHSRRRQYQPLSLQRLQYLIDLGRVDPTQPIDLTQLTNARGVTVQPLKRDYGVQLVEEGADIFSAKVNIEVQRASELAIATIEKNGGVVTTSFYDPRSLGILCKPVVFFLRGQPIPKRMLPPEDLVRYYTDARNRGYLADPSKVAEARLELAKKYGYVLPDITKDELFKMLSMRKDPRQIFFGLAPGWIVNMVDKKVLKPTDERLLKYYSS, via the exons ATGAGCGGGAATGGCGGGAACAaggctctggagctgctgcggTCGCTGCCCAGGGTCAGTCTGGCCAACCTAAGGCCCAGTCCAGGCTCCAAAAAGCGG GAAAGAAGACGTGGCCGTGGAAGATATGGAGGTAGGAAGTGTGGTCGAGGTCACAAAGGAGAAAGACAAAGAGGAAATCGCCCCCGATTAGGCTTTGAGGGTGGTCAGACTCCGTTTTACTTGGTCATACCAAAATATGGGTTTAACGATGGACATAG CCGCAGACGTCAGTATCAGCCGCTCAGTCTTCAGAGGCTGCAGTACCTGATTGACTTGGGTAGAGTTGACCCCACACAACCAATTGACTTAACACAGCTCACAAACGCCAGAGGTGTAACAGTGCAACCTCTCAAAAGGGATTATGGTGTGCAGCTGGTGGAGGAG GGTGCTGATATTTTCTCAGCAAAAGTAAATATTGAAGTGCAGAGGGCATCTGAATTAGCAATTGCAACCATAGAAAAAAATGGAGGTGTTGTTACAACATCGTTCTATGATCCAAGGAGTTTGG GAATTTTATGTAAGCCAGTAGTATTTTTCCTGCGTGGCCAGCCTATTCCAAAGCGAATGCTTCCACCCGAAGATCTTGTCCGTTACTATACAGATGCCAGGAATCGTGGGTACCTGGCAGATCCATCTAAGGTTGCAGAAGCCAGGCTTGAACTTGCCAAGAAATATGGCTATGTCTTACCAGACATAACTAAGGATGAGCTCTTCAAAATGTTAAGCATGCGCAAGGATCCTAGACAGATATTTTTTGGTCTCGCTCCAGGATGGATTGTAAACATGGTAGACAAGAAAGTTCTAAAACCAACTGATGAGAGGCTGTTAAAATACTATAGCTCATGA